The genomic segment TCTCGCGGAGCCGAATCTCTGTTGCGTGTTCCCGGGCCTCGTCCTCGGAACCGTGCGGGTCGAGTCGTCGGGCGGCCTTCAGGGCGGCTTGGCGGGGCATGCTTCCGGAGAAGACACTCGACTCCGTGCCGTCCTCCTCACGCAGTACGAAGTTCCGCTTACCGTCCTCGCGTACCATGGTTTGTGACCTCCATGGCAACCGAACACATGGTCCGGCTTAAATATATCGGCGAAAAATGGGGGGCGGCGGCGAGGTGCTTATAAAGAATCGCTCAGTCTGCGGTGCGTCCGTTCCGATTCGAAGAACGACCGACACCGAGCGCACCAGCGCCGTTTGTTTACAGGTTTGTTTACAGACTTGAGAACGGGTAGACAACACTTATGTATATCCTACGGCGAAGCATCGAACAGAGAGACCCCGATGGTCCGGAAAAAGAAGCTCAGCCCGAGTGGCGCGAAAGACGAGAACGGCGAGTACCACAACGTCCACGTGAACCTCCACGAGGACGAACTCGCCGTCGCCGGAATGGAGATTGGCGACGAGGTGTTCGTTCGAGTCCGCGACGGCAAGATCATCATCCAGAAGGCCGACCCCGACGAAGTCGAACACGACTTCTGACCGCGCCAGATGGAGCGACCCGTCTCGGACGACAGACGCACCGCACAGCGGCCATCACCTCTGCGCGGTCTCTATCGACTCTTCAAGCCCGTACTGTTCTCGTTACCGCCGGAGACGGCGCACGGACTCGTCCACCGCGGACTGCGTGCCGTCCAGCACACGCCCGTCGCCGACGCCCTCGCCGCGCGGTGTCGCGTGGCGGACGACAGACTCCGCACGGAGGCGTTCGGCGTCTCCTTCGACAACCCCATCGGCGTCGCCGCCGGGTTCGACAAGAACGCCGAGGTGCCCGACGTTCTCGGCGCACTCGGCTTCGGTCACGTCGAAGTCGGCGGCGTGACGGCGCGGGCGCAGGACGGGAACCCCCGCCCGCGGATGTTCCGCCTGCCCGAGGACCGGGCCATCGTCAACCGGATGGGGCTGAACAACGAGGGCGCGGACGCCGTCGGCGCGCGCCTCGCCGCGGGGCCGCGTCCCGAGATACCCGTCGGCGTCAACCTCGCCCTCTCGGAGTCGGCCACGCCGGCCGACGCGCCCGAGGACTACCGCTACACCTACGAGCGAGTGGCCGAACACGCCGACTACGTCGCGGTCAACGTCTCCTGTCCGAACAGCGAGGGGTTCCGCGACCTGCAGAACCGCGACTCGCTGGAGGCTATCCTCGGTGAACTCGTCGACGCCGGCGCCGACCCCCTGCTGGTGAAACTGTCGCCGGACCTCCCGGCTCCCGCCGTCGAGGACGCCCTCGACGTCGTCGCCGAGTACGGCCTTGACGGCGTCGTCGCCACCAACACCACCACCGACCGTCCGTCGGGACTGCGGAATCCGAACCGGGCGGAACGCGGCGGACTGTCGGGCGCACCCATCGAGGACCGCGCCACCGAGATGGTCCGCTTCGTCGCCGAGCGAACGGACGTGCCCGTCGTCGGCGTCGGCGGCGTCTCCTCGGCCGAGGGGGCCTACGCGAAGATTCGCGCCGGGGCGAGCCTCGTCCAACTGTACACCGGCCTCGTCTTCGAGGGACCGACGCTCGCGCACGACATCAACGAGGGACTGCTGGAACTCCTCGACCGCGACGGCTTCGACTCGGTGGACGAGGCCGTCGGCGCGGACCTGTAACCGGGCGTCCGACGGCGGACCGTAACCTGTTTGTCTCCCGACTCGTTCGCACGACTGTGCGTCGTCCCTCCACGCCGCGACTCGGACTCCTCGCGATTCTCGGGTCCAACGCCGTCGCACCGCTCGGTGTCCTGTTTCTCGGGTGGTCCACGACGGTTCTCCTCGCCGTCTTCGCCGTCGAAGTCGTCGCCGTCCTCTGCTGGTCGCTCGTGAAGATACCGTTCGCGCGGAAGCGCCCGAACGACGGCGTCGAGGACGACAGTCGGCTGTTCGGCCCGTTCCATGGCAAGCGCGGCAGCGTGACGCTCCCCGGACCGGTACCGCCGCTCTACCCGCGAAACCTCCTGCCGCTACTCGTCGCCGCGGCGTTTCTCGCACCGCTGGAACTCGGTCTCGTCCTCGGCCTGTTCGGACTCGCCGACCCGACGGTCACGGACGAGATGGTCGGGCGCATCGCCCTCGGCGGGGTGGGCGTGTTCGTCGGCCACGGCGTCGAGACGGCGAGCGACTACTTCCACGACGAGGGGTACAGACACCACTCGCCGCGGTCGGCGTTCTCGCCCGCGTTCAGACAGTTCTTCGCCGTCGGCGCGCTCCTGTTTCTCGCCGGGGCGGTGACGGCCGTCGGCACCGAGGCCCTCGTGACAGTCGTCGTCGTCGGGAAGTTCGCGCACGACCTCCGGACGTATCAGGTCGAACACGACCCGGAGAAGCGCGGACTGTTCGCCCGCCTGTTCGGGAGCGCGGAGACGGAGATAGCTCCCGTTCCGGTCGCCGTCCCCGCCGAGTCTCCGGCCTACCGGACGCGCCCCGGTCGTCTCGTGACCGGCTTCGACGCCGTCTACCGCGGCGTCAGGTACACCGTCACGAGTGCCGTCCTGTATCTCTACGTCCTCGTCGGGGCGGCGGTGTTCGTCGGCGCGCCGCAACTCGCCGTGTACCCGCTCGTCCTCGCGAGTGCGTTCGCGGCGCTGAGAGCGCTCTCCCGCTACGTCCGGGTCGGGACGGTCGAGTATCGCTGCTACGGCGACGTACTCGTCGTCTACGACACCGTCTTGGACGAACCGCAGGCCCGCCTCGAACGCGGGGCCGTGACCGGCGTCGCCGTCCGGACGGACGTCGTCGACCGACTGTTCGGGACGCGGACCGTCACCTTCGACGCGGCCACGGACGACGCCACGGCGGTTCGACTCACGGCACCCGACCCCGACGAGGTCGAAGACGACGCGAACGCGAACCGCCCGCTGACGCTCCCGCACGTCGAGGACGCGGCGGCCGTCGCCGAGGCGTTCGGCGTCGGGTGGCAGTTCGAACGCGACGTAGGCGGGACCGACTGACCGCGGCGGCCGGCGGCGACGGCCACCGCATCCGGGGCGTCTGCGGCCGCGACCGACCGCGGCCACCACCGTTATCGACGCGCCCGCAGACCACACGACCGTGCCAGACCTCGGCAACCCCGCCGGATTCGACCTCGCGACCGTTCTGACCGGGTCAGGACTCACACTCCTGCTGTCTGCCGGTATCGTCCGATACGGCGACCGATTCCAGTACACCGCCGCGGAACTGTACGGCATCGGCGGTGCCGCCCTCGTCGCCCTCGGCGTCCTGTTCGGACTCGTCCTCGTGGTGATGGGTCACCGGTAGCGACGGAGAAAAGGAGAGAAGGCGAGTCGTCGGAGTCGTCGCCGCTTCAGTCGCCGTGACGGACGATGACGACGGCGTCGCCCGCTTCGAGCATGTCGCCCTCGCCGGTGTACCTGCGCTCTTCCTCGATGGTGAACATCTCCGGGTCGAGTTCGACGCCCGCGGCGTGGAGTTCGCCGTCGACCACCTCGTACTCCTCGGCTTCGAGGGCGGCCTCGATGTCGGGCACCTGCGCGCCGAACTCCGGCCCGACCAGCGAGTAGTCGAGGTCGACGCCGGTGACGACCGACTCTATCTGCGGTTCCTCGTCCAGCGTCTCCAGTTCCTCGACGTGCATGACGCCGCTGACGTCCGCCTCGAAGCCGCGAACGTCGCCGTACACCTGCACCAGGTCGACCGGCGCGTTCATCGACAGTTGGTTGTCGCTCTTGTACTTGCGGAGGGCCCCGACGACGGCCATCGCCGTCTCGCCCGCCGCGAAGTCGGCGTCGAGTCCGAGCGGTTCGGGCCACGCCGTCCCGTGGACGCTCTCGTCGCCGTGCATCTCGCGCCACAGTTCCTCGGTGACGTGTGCGAGGACGGGCGCGAACAGTTTGAGG from the Halogeometricum rufum genome contains:
- a CDS encoding non-histone chromosomal MC1 family protein, whose amino-acid sequence is MVREDGKRNFVLREEDGTESSVFSGSMPRQAALKAARRLDPHGSEDEAREHATEIRLREKGTDKVHIFHAWAWVDNAPDDKPDWMEGDITKGNVSKQGIEHIEE
- a CDS encoding quinone-dependent dihydroorotate dehydrogenase — protein: MERPVSDDRRTAQRPSPLRGLYRLFKPVLFSLPPETAHGLVHRGLRAVQHTPVADALAARCRVADDRLRTEAFGVSFDNPIGVAAGFDKNAEVPDVLGALGFGHVEVGGVTARAQDGNPRPRMFRLPEDRAIVNRMGLNNEGADAVGARLAAGPRPEIPVGVNLALSESATPADAPEDYRYTYERVAEHADYVAVNVSCPNSEGFRDLQNRDSLEAILGELVDAGADPLLVKLSPDLPAPAVEDALDVVAEYGLDGVVATNTTTDRPSGLRNPNRAERGGLSGAPIEDRATEMVRFVAERTDVPVVGVGGVSSAEGAYAKIRAGASLVQLYTGLVFEGPTLAHDINEGLLELLDRDGFDSVDEAVGADL
- a CDS encoding DUF6498-containing protein, which translates into the protein MRRPSTPRLGLLAILGSNAVAPLGVLFLGWSTTVLLAVFAVEVVAVLCWSLVKIPFARKRPNDGVEDDSRLFGPFHGKRGSVTLPGPVPPLYPRNLLPLLVAAAFLAPLELGLVLGLFGLADPTVTDEMVGRIALGGVGVFVGHGVETASDYFHDEGYRHHSPRSAFSPAFRQFFAVGALLFLAGAVTAVGTEALVTVVVVGKFAHDLRTYQVEHDPEKRGLFARLFGSAETEIAPVPVAVPAESPAYRTRPGRLVTGFDAVYRGVRYTVTSAVLYLYVLVGAAVFVGAPQLAVYPLVLASAFAALRALSRYVRVGTVEYRCYGDVLVVYDTVLDEPQARLERGAVTGVAVRTDVVDRLFGTRTVTFDAATDDATAVRLTAPDPDEVEDDANANRPLTLPHVEDAAAVAEAFGVGWQFERDVGGTD